One segment of Geoalkalibacter ferrihydriticus DSM 17813 DNA contains the following:
- a CDS encoding sensor histidine kinase gives MFFLRSIRFRITLWYVLTVALILGASGVFWYLSLARTLQTELDDRLLTIATNVAEQVQGAPLQDSALCRGLAHELALSGAGAFVGIYDAQGRLWCETLPDALPDEEAPVLAALAEAGQPRYQTIKRNNDALRILDQPLLLGAAVHGIVRVGTSEKPAQRILDRLTLILLLSFPLPLAALALGGWFLADRALAPVEDITQTISQINTDSLSRRLPQGDERNEIGRLVKNFNHMLEQLENSFRRMRQFAADASHELRTPLTVLRGETEVALRWGKDPEELRQVLESNLEEIDRMGRIIDDLLLLAKSEAGETPMTIKRVNLNQLLHELAMQGKILGENKGIAVSFNLPEKAVLYTDGDELRLHQMLLNLVSNGIKYTPTGGRVDLRLIRADGQAEISVSDTGVGMEAEHLQRIFDRFYRIDSNLTLETGAGLGLSIVKWIIEAHHGRIEVSSKPGEGSCFKVYLPLAAADTDID, from the coding sequence TTGTTTTTCCTCCGCTCCATCCGCTTTCGCATAACTCTCTGGTACGTTCTCACGGTGGCCCTCATACTGGGGGCCTCCGGTGTTTTCTGGTACCTGAGCCTGGCGCGCACCCTGCAGACGGAACTCGACGATCGGTTGCTTACCATCGCCACGAACGTCGCAGAGCAGGTGCAGGGCGCCCCCCTTCAGGATTCCGCTTTATGCCGTGGACTGGCCCATGAATTGGCCCTGAGCGGCGCGGGGGCCTTTGTCGGCATCTATGACGCCCAAGGCAGGCTGTGGTGCGAAACCTTACCCGACGCCCTGCCCGACGAAGAGGCGCCTGTTCTTGCCGCCCTGGCGGAGGCGGGCCAACCCCGCTATCAAACCATCAAGCGCAATAATGATGCCTTGCGGATTCTCGACCAGCCACTGCTCCTGGGCGCTGCGGTACACGGGATTGTCCGCGTGGGAACCAGCGAAAAGCCGGCGCAGCGCATTCTCGACCGGCTGACCTTGATTCTGCTGCTGTCTTTTCCCCTGCCTCTGGCGGCCCTGGCCCTGGGCGGATGGTTTCTCGCCGATCGGGCCCTGGCTCCGGTGGAGGACATCACCCAAACCATCTCCCAGATCAACACCGACAGCCTGTCCCGGCGCCTTCCGCAAGGCGACGAGCGCAACGAAATCGGGCGGCTGGTGAAGAACTTCAATCACATGCTGGAACAGCTCGAAAACTCTTTTCGCCGCATGCGCCAGTTTGCCGCTGATGCATCCCACGAACTGCGCACCCCCCTCACCGTGCTGCGCGGCGAAACCGAAGTCGCTCTGCGCTGGGGCAAGGATCCTGAAGAGTTGCGCCAGGTCCTTGAATCCAACCTGGAAGAGATCGATCGCATGGGCCGCATCATCGACGACCTCCTGCTGCTGGCCAAAAGCGAGGCCGGGGAGACCCCGATGACCATCAAACGGGTCAACCTCAACCAGCTTTTACACGAGCTGGCCATGCAGGGAAAGATCCTCGGCGAAAACAAAGGCATTGCCGTCTCATTCAACCTGCCCGAAAAGGCCGTACTCTACACCGACGGCGACGAATTGCGCCTGCACCAGATGCTGCTTAACCTTGTGTCCAACGGCATCAAGTATACGCCCACGGGCGGGCGCGTCGATCTGCGCCTAATCCGCGCCGACGGACAGGCGGAAATCAGCGTCAGCGATACCGGCGTGGGCATGGAGGCGGAACACCTGCAACGTATTTTCGATCGCTTCTACCGCATCGACAGCAACCTCACCCTCGAGACCGGTGCCGGCCTCGGCCTGTCCATCGTCAAATGGATTATCGAAGCGCATCACGGTCGCATCGAGGTCAGCTCCAAGCCTGGCGAAGGCAGCTGCTTCAAAGTCTACCTGCCCTTGGCCGCGGCCGATACCGACATCGATTGA
- a CDS encoding response regulator transcription factor encodes MRILVVEDEKKVASFIKRGLEEEGYAVDVAYEGDEGLDMATHTPYDLILMDVMLPKKDGITVIREMRAREVIAPVLCLTAKDTVDDIVSGLDSGSDDYLTKPFAFAELLARVRALIRRGTQDRGAELHFADLRLDPVTHKVWRSDKEIDLTSKEYALLEYMMRNPNQVLTRTMIAEHVWDYTFDSFTNIIDVYINYLRKKVDRDFDKKLIHTVRGVGYVLKESD; translated from the coding sequence ATGCGCATTCTGGTTGTAGAAGACGAGAAAAAAGTCGCCAGCTTCATCAAACGAGGGCTTGAGGAAGAAGGCTATGCCGTCGATGTCGCCTATGAAGGGGACGAAGGTCTCGACATGGCGACGCACACCCCTTACGATCTGATTTTGATGGACGTCATGCTGCCGAAAAAAGACGGCATCACCGTCATCCGCGAAATGCGGGCCCGCGAGGTCATTGCGCCGGTCTTGTGCCTCACCGCCAAGGATACGGTGGACGACATCGTGTCGGGACTCGACTCGGGCTCCGACGACTATCTGACCAAGCCCTTCGCCTTTGCCGAATTGCTGGCGCGGGTACGTGCCCTGATTCGCCGCGGCACCCAGGATCGTGGCGCCGAACTGCATTTCGCCGATCTGCGTCTGGACCCGGTGACCCACAAGGTGTGGCGCAGCGACAAGGAAATCGATCTTACTTCCAAGGAATATGCCCTGCTCGAGTATATGATGCGCAACCCCAATCAGGTTCTGACGCGCACCATGATTGCCGAGCATGTCTGGGACTACACGTTCGATTCGTTCACCAACATTATCGATGTCTACATCAACTATCTGCGCAAAAAAGTTGATCGCGACTTCGACAAGAAACTCATCCACACCGTACGCGGCGTGGGCTATGTCCTAAAGGAATCGGACTGA
- a CDS encoding pyruvate, water dikinase regulatory protein, which produces MAELQHIFLLSDATGETAEKTVAAALTQYRDLSTRVRRISNVRTKNQAYEALDLALQHQALVVYTIVNRELAQMIHDECDALGLPSIDLITPLLMRLSEFFGISPKEMPGLLHGVNEVYFHRIDAVEFTVKHDDGQEVRNLHKADIVLVGVSRTSKTPLSIYLAHKGWKVANVPLVPGIDPPKELFDVDQKRVAALLIDPQRLMELRASRLRNLGQDPRSAYADYESIEEEIAFARRFFRRQRWAIVDVSGKAVEESANEVLVKLKLK; this is translated from the coding sequence ATGGCGGAACTCCAGCATATTTTTTTGCTCTCCGATGCCACGGGAGAAACCGCCGAGAAGACCGTTGCGGCCGCACTGACCCAGTATCGCGATCTTTCAACCCGGGTGCGGCGCATCAGCAACGTTCGCACCAAGAACCAAGCCTATGAGGCCCTTGATCTGGCCTTGCAGCACCAGGCGCTGGTGGTCTACACCATCGTCAATCGCGAACTGGCGCAAATGATTCATGACGAGTGCGATGCCCTGGGATTGCCGAGCATCGACCTGATCACGCCGCTGCTCATGCGGCTGTCCGAGTTCTTCGGCATATCCCCCAAAGAGATGCCGGGACTGCTGCACGGCGTCAACGAGGTGTATTTTCATCGCATCGACGCGGTGGAATTTACCGTCAAGCACGATGACGGCCAGGAAGTACGCAACCTGCACAAGGCTGACATCGTCCTGGTGGGCGTATCACGCACCAGCAAGACGCCGCTCTCCATTTACCTGGCGCACAAAGGCTGGAAAGTCGCCAACGTTCCTCTGGTGCCGGGCATCGATCCGCCCAAGGAGCTTTTCGATGTCGACCAGAAACGGGTAGCCGCGCTGCTCATCGATCCTCAACGCCTGATGGAACTGCGCGCCTCGCGGTTGCGCAACCTCGGCCAGGATCCGCGTAGCGCCTACGCCGACTATGAAAGCATCGAAGAGGAAATCGCTTTCGCAAGACGTTTTTTCCGCCGCCAGCGCTGGGCCATCGTCGATGTCTCGGGAAAGGCGGTCGAAGAGAGCGCCAACGAGGTTCTGGTCAAACTGAAACTGAAATGA
- the prmA gene encoding 50S ribosomal protein L11 methyltransferase codes for MEQKWLEIHISVPAAAVDLVCHELAALGSTGVQVFERKLDTFVVPDPEADAPDTYPLQAYFAATEDQAELAQRISEALAPLHAAFPGNWSDPRMVPVAGDDWAEGWKQHFPVFRVGGLVVRPSWEEVTPASGEVLVTLDPGMAFGTGTHGTTRLCLEVLVETLAAQENAPRVLDVGTGSGILAIAAAVLGAAQVVACDIDEEACRVAAENAAANGVADAIEITVRPLEELGSGFDIVLANILAEENVRLAAELVARLTSGGTLILSGILQEKEALVRKGFAPFALAGPQVSYRDEWVCLTYRRVG; via the coding sequence ATGGAACAGAAATGGTTGGAAATTCATATCAGCGTGCCTGCGGCCGCGGTGGATCTGGTTTGCCATGAACTGGCGGCGCTGGGTTCAACGGGCGTGCAGGTGTTTGAGCGCAAACTCGATACCTTTGTCGTGCCCGATCCCGAGGCGGATGCTCCCGATACCTATCCGTTGCAGGCCTATTTCGCGGCCACGGAGGATCAAGCCGAGCTGGCGCAGCGAATCAGTGAAGCCTTGGCTCCCCTGCACGCGGCTTTTCCCGGGAACTGGAGCGATCCGCGGATGGTGCCGGTCGCGGGTGACGACTGGGCCGAAGGCTGGAAGCAGCACTTCCCGGTTTTCCGCGTCGGCGGCCTCGTGGTGCGGCCGAGCTGGGAGGAGGTGACACCCGCTTCCGGAGAAGTTCTGGTTACGCTCGATCCCGGCATGGCTTTCGGCACCGGCACCCATGGCACGACCCGTTTGTGTCTGGAGGTGCTCGTCGAAACCCTGGCTGCCCAGGAAAATGCGCCGCGCGTGTTGGATGTCGGTACGGGCTCGGGGATTCTCGCCATCGCCGCGGCCGTGCTCGGCGCTGCACAAGTGGTGGCCTGCGACATCGACGAAGAGGCCTGCCGGGTTGCGGCGGAAAATGCAGCCGCCAACGGCGTTGCTGACGCAATCGAGATTACGGTCAGGCCCCTGGAAGAACTCGGCAGCGGTTTCGACATCGTTCTTGCCAACATTTTGGCTGAAGAGAACGTGCGCCTCGCCGCAGAGCTGGTCGCGCGCCTCACGTCGGGTGGGACACTGATTCTTTCAGGTATCTTGCAAGAGAAGGAAGCCCTGGTGCGAAAGGGTTTTGCCCCCTTTGCCCTGGCCGGGCCGCAGGTCAGCTATCGCGACGAGTGGGTGTGTCTCACCTATCGGCGAGTCGGTTGA
- a CDS encoding 16S rRNA (uracil(1498)-N(3))-methyltransferase — MRRFFVNPEQLAGDEVILDGEIQHHLARVLRLVPKDEIDLLDGQGLCCRCRIEELTKKGVRLRVITRIPARERAFPIRLIQGLPKADKMDLILQKGTELGVVAFTPLLAERSVPRLEPERRQRRGQRWEKIILEAAQQSRRAILPRLDAPQPLAEALRGGEDLRLLLWEQESRPLAEVLPPRMPRAAAVLIGPEGGLAAAEVEQARAAGFVPVNFGPRILRTETAGFAVVTVLQYLYGDLGPATNADRGIPAPKEAL, encoded by the coding sequence ATGCGCCGCTTTTTTGTCAACCCCGAACAGCTTGCCGGCGACGAAGTTATCCTCGATGGCGAGATTCAGCATCATCTGGCAAGGGTGCTGCGCCTGGTGCCGAAGGATGAGATCGACCTGCTCGACGGCCAGGGGCTCTGCTGTCGCTGTCGTATCGAAGAGCTTACAAAAAAAGGCGTTCGACTCCGTGTTATCACCCGCATTCCCGCCCGGGAGAGGGCTTTCCCCATTCGATTGATTCAGGGTTTACCTAAAGCCGACAAGATGGATCTGATCTTGCAGAAGGGAACCGAACTAGGCGTCGTCGCCTTTACTCCGCTGTTGGCAGAGCGCAGTGTGCCGCGTCTGGAGCCTGAACGTCGGCAGCGCCGTGGACAGCGTTGGGAAAAGATCATTCTGGAGGCCGCTCAGCAGTCTCGCCGCGCAATTCTGCCGCGTCTTGATGCTCCTCAGCCGTTAGCCGAGGCGTTGCGCGGCGGCGAAGATCTACGCTTGTTGCTGTGGGAGCAGGAGAGCCGGCCGCTGGCCGAGGTGTTGCCGCCCCGGATGCCTCGTGCCGCCGCCGTTCTGATCGGTCCAGAAGGCGGGCTTGCGGCGGCCGAAGTCGAGCAGGCCAGAGCCGCGGGGTTTGTACCGGTCAATTTCGGCCCCCGCATTCTTCGCACGGAAACCGCTGGATTTGCGGTTGTTACCGTTTTGCAGTATCTCTATGGGGATCTCGGCCCTGCTACCAATGCGGATCGAGGGATTCCGGCACCCAAGGAGGCGCTATGA
- a CDS encoding RDD family protein: MKCPKCGFNSFDYLESCKKCGNDLKEFKGRFNLRSLLFPYREKSVAVASAAAAMSAPKPQDADFDYGFMEEDQPEAVPATLPSAAKTASAADDAFDIDWNQEEPAADLNAESAGGPGSTTAVVGEFDFSTDSELDGLLQDEVPESGMDATVNELAEPAGEPSQEKPLDVADWSDDSLNELRLDEDLSALEVDAADLPALDEAASDEEDLAFPAFDELDFEDLGDVAEPPAAPDEEAEKIAWGDIDFGEDQAEKPRKGKAGKTGEDVADPFEPPEPAAAGQAPETPKATAVEDLRSAPSEQEQEPQPERLDLQMASAPTAPLRPPMAARFGAFWLDLFLVVGAFLLFLISATRLLAPPGAAALLPSLHELASLSLPYYLLFFLVCFSYFTAFHFFMGQTPGKMLFGLRLEGGEGDGLLLSEAFLHSVGGLVSLLALGLGFFLALGDPHGRGWNDRIAGTRLVAVPLED; the protein is encoded by the coding sequence ATGAAGTGTCCCAAATGTGGTTTCAACAGTTTCGATTATCTGGAAAGCTGCAAAAAATGCGGCAATGACCTCAAGGAATTCAAGGGGCGCTTCAATCTGCGCAGCCTGCTGTTTCCTTATCGGGAAAAGTCGGTCGCGGTGGCTTCTGCCGCTGCGGCAATGAGCGCGCCCAAGCCGCAGGACGCCGACTTTGACTACGGCTTTATGGAGGAAGATCAGCCGGAGGCCGTGCCCGCGACGCTGCCGTCCGCCGCAAAAACCGCATCCGCTGCCGATGATGCCTTCGATATCGATTGGAATCAGGAAGAGCCCGCCGCGGATCTTAACGCTGAGTCGGCCGGCGGCCCAGGATCGACGACAGCAGTCGTCGGCGAGTTCGATTTCAGTACCGACAGCGAACTTGACGGTCTGTTGCAGGACGAAGTGCCTGAGTCCGGAATGGATGCCACTGTGAACGAGCTTGCAGAGCCTGCAGGAGAGCCGTCTCAGGAAAAACCGCTGGATGTGGCCGACTGGAGCGATGACTCTCTGAATGAACTGCGCCTCGACGAGGACCTTTCCGCGCTGGAAGTTGACGCCGCAGATCTGCCGGCTCTCGATGAGGCTGCCTCCGACGAGGAGGATCTGGCTTTCCCGGCCTTTGACGAGCTTGATTTCGAAGACCTGGGGGACGTGGCTGAACCACCGGCCGCGCCGGATGAGGAGGCGGAGAAAATCGCCTGGGGCGACATCGATTTCGGTGAAGATCAGGCGGAAAAACCGCGCAAAGGCAAAGCCGGAAAGACCGGGGAGGATGTTGCCGACCCTTTTGAACCACCGGAGCCTGCTGCCGCCGGGCAGGCTCCGGAGACTCCGAAGGCAACGGCGGTAGAAGATTTAAGGTCCGCTCCGTCGGAACAGGAGCAGGAGCCACAACCGGAAAGGCTCGATCTGCAGATGGCCTCTGCACCCACCGCGCCCCTGCGCCCGCCGATGGCTGCGCGTTTTGGCGCCTTCTGGCTGGATTTGTTCCTGGTGGTGGGGGCGTTTTTACTGTTTCTGATCAGTGCCACCCGCCTGCTCGCACCACCGGGCGCAGCGGCGCTGCTACCGTCCCTGCACGAGCTTGCAAGCCTTTCCCTGCCTTATTACCTGCTGTTTTTTCTGGTGTGCTTCAGCTACTTTACCGCCTTTCACTTTTTTATGGGGCAGACGCCGGGAAAAATGCTGTTCGGTTTGCGCCTGGAAGGCGGCGAGGGCGACGGCCTGTTGCTCTCCGAAGCCTTTCTGCACAGTGTCGGTGGGTTGGTGAGTCTGCTCGCGCTGGGGCTGGGATTTTTTCTGGCCTTGGGCGATCCGCACGGCCGGGGCTGGAATGATCGCATCGCCGGAACTCGCCTGGTGGCGGTGCCCTTGGAGGATTAG
- a CDS encoding hydroxyacylglutathione hydrolase family protein yields the protein MNLDIVQIPAGRMDNFSYLVICPHSRRALAVDPSLAPENLLAEVRRRELCVDLLVNTHGHSDHTGGNEAVVRETGARLAGHPLDIPDAAVALHEGFRLQVGEGVVDVLHTPGHSPGSITLYSGEGLITGDTLFVTFVGRADLAGSNPEDLYHSLRRLAAFPPQTRIYPGHNYGPQPVSTIGFELEHNPYLKCPDLAAFLKLRMS from the coding sequence ATGAACCTGGACATCGTGCAAATTCCCGCCGGGCGCATGGACAACTTCTCCTACCTGGTGATCTGCCCGCACAGCCGCCGCGCGTTGGCCGTCGATCCTTCCCTGGCCCCGGAAAATCTCCTGGCTGAGGTCAGGCGCCGGGAGCTGTGCGTGGACCTGCTGGTCAACACCCACGGCCACAGCGACCACACCGGCGGCAATGAGGCGGTTGTGCGTGAGACCGGGGCGCGTCTTGCCGGCCACCCTTTGGATATACCCGATGCCGCGGTCGCCCTGCACGAGGGTTTTCGCCTGCAAGTGGGCGAGGGTGTCGTAGACGTTTTGCACACCCCGGGCCATTCCCCCGGCTCCATCACCCTGTATAGCGGCGAGGGCCTCATTACCGGCGACACCCTGTTCGTCACCTTCGTCGGCCGCGCCGATCTTGCCGGCAGCAATCCCGAAGATCTTTATCACAGCCTGCGCCGTCTAGCGGCCTTTCCACCCCAGACCCGGATCTACCCCGGTCACAATTACGGCCCGCAGCCGGTTTCAACCATCGGTTTTGAGCTTGAGCACAATCCCTACCTCAAATGCCCCGATCTGGCCGCTTTTCTCAAGTTGCGGATGAGCTAA
- a CDS encoding glycosyltransferase family 2 protein — MIPDPVRKYLRSRGTSRPWEVQGTSRENFHGAVVIPALAEEDALPETLKSLATNPRALLERFLVLVVVNNRAQAPVDLCRQNQRTLAWLRSAARSWPAGLHLAWVDAASLGRALPEKEGVGLARKIGFDLALERLDWRGEPLLVSLDADTLVQADYLESLVTHFRTHTAGGAVLPFVHRPAATSVAERAITLYELYLRHYVLGLRLAGSPYAYHSVGSALACRASAYVAAGGMNRRTAGEDFYFLQQLAKTSGVAPVCGTLVHPSPRISARTPFGTGPSVAALQQGRATTVRFYPVEAFDLLGDWLHLIRDQGDCRADELLAQAERMSAVLGDFLRRGGFEATWEKLCRQHGGSEQRLIQAFHQWFDALKTRQLLFAVCEKEGLWGGPEELLPKLLTRAGLTNAGDLGTYLAVLRKSQNVPAG, encoded by the coding sequence ATGATTCCCGATCCGGTGCGAAAATATCTGCGCAGCCGCGGCACCTCCCGTCCCTGGGAAGTGCAGGGCACTTCGAGGGAAAATTTCCACGGCGCCGTCGTCATTCCGGCCCTGGCCGAGGAAGATGCGCTGCCCGAAACCCTTAAATCTCTGGCGACTAATCCGCGCGCTTTGCTGGAGCGCTTTCTTGTGCTGGTCGTGGTCAACAATCGTGCTCAGGCACCCGTCGACCTGTGCCGGCAAAATCAGCGCACTCTGGCCTGGTTGCGATCCGCTGCGCGCTCCTGGCCCGCCGGTCTACATCTTGCCTGGGTGGATGCGGCCTCGCTGGGCCGGGCGCTGCCGGAAAAAGAGGGGGTCGGGCTGGCGCGCAAGATCGGCTTTGATCTGGCTCTTGAGCGGCTGGACTGGAGAGGTGAGCCGCTTCTCGTCTCCCTCGACGCCGACACGCTGGTGCAGGCCGATTACCTGGAGTCCCTGGTCACGCATTTCCGCACACACACGGCCGGAGGGGCCGTGCTGCCTTTTGTTCATCGACCTGCGGCAACGTCGGTGGCCGAACGCGCCATCACTCTTTATGAGCTCTATCTGCGCCACTATGTGTTGGGGCTGCGCCTCGCCGGTTCGCCCTATGCCTACCACAGCGTCGGCAGCGCCCTGGCCTGCCGCGCCTCGGCCTATGTAGCCGCCGGTGGCATGAACCGGCGAACCGCGGGAGAGGATTTTTATTTTTTGCAGCAGTTGGCCAAAACCAGCGGTGTCGCGCCGGTGTGTGGCACGCTGGTGCATCCTTCGCCGCGCATTTCAGCGCGCACCCCTTTCGGCACCGGGCCAAGCGTGGCGGCATTGCAGCAGGGCCGAGCGACCACCGTGCGCTTCTATCCTGTAGAGGCCTTTGACTTGCTGGGTGACTGGCTGCACCTGATTAGGGACCAGGGCGATTGCCGTGCCGACGAATTGCTCGCGCAAGCTGAGCGGATGTCCGCAGTGCTTGGCGACTTTCTGCGGCGCGGCGGCTTTGAAGCGACCTGGGAAAAGCTGTGTCGGCAGCATGGAGGCAGCGAGCAGCGACTGATCCAGGCTTTTCACCAATGGTTCGACGCGCTCAAAACCCGGCAGTTGCTATTCGCCGTCTGTGAAAAGGAGGGTCTTTGGGGCGGACCCGAGGAGCTTCTGCCGAAACTTCTGACCCGCGCGGGACTGACAAACGCCGGAGATCTTGGCACTTATCTTGCTGTCTTACGCAAGAGTCAGAATGTTCCAGCGGGTTAA
- a CDS encoding PilZ domain-containing protein — protein sequence MRAKAQQTAEDWLPASRRKNLRKPLLVLRAKLDDGRKTFFGYAKNISCSGMFIASVNPRQAGELFEVELTLPAPISLVVSCTCEVVWRRTYSRHSDLDPGMGLRFLNLSEEVAQAIDGWVEVGELSK from the coding sequence ATGCGCGCCAAGGCCCAGCAGACCGCCGAGGACTGGCTCCCGGCCAGTCGTCGCAAAAACCTGCGCAAACCCCTGCTGGTACTGCGCGCCAAGCTTGACGACGGGCGCAAGACCTTTTTCGGCTATGCGAAAAATATCAGTTGCAGCGGCATGTTCATTGCCTCGGTCAACCCTCGTCAAGCGGGCGAACTGTTTGAGGTCGAGCTGACGCTGCCGGCGCCTATTTCACTGGTGGTGTCTTGCACTTGCGAAGTGGTCTGGCGGCGCACCTACAGCCGCCATTCCGATCTCGACCCGGGCATGGGGCTGCGTTTTCTCAATCTGTCCGAAGAAGTTGCCCAAGCGATTGACGGCTGGGTCGAAGTTGGCGAGTTGTCAAAGTAG
- a CDS encoding DUF2892 domain-containing protein, giving the protein MMHNVCSRTERIIRALMGIALLGLLFMLPNPIGYLGLVGVVLVASAAMRYCPISHLLGVNTCKMKETHS; this is encoded by the coding sequence ATGATGCACAACGTGTGTTCGCGAACCGAACGAATCATCCGCGCTCTAATGGGTATCGCTCTGCTCGGCCTGCTGTTCATGCTTCCCAACCCCATCGGCTATCTCGGTCTGGTTGGGGTGGTTCTTGTTGCCAGTGCCGCGATGCGCTACTGTCCCATCAGCCATCTGCTGGGGGTCAACACCTGTAAGATGAAAGAAACCCATAGCTGA